In Aedes albopictus strain Foshan chromosome 3, AalbF5, whole genome shotgun sequence, the following are encoded in one genomic region:
- the LOC109419292 gene encoding uncharacterized protein LOC109419292, translating to MFKRQALNGQELEPHKSKKNEPEHEEQETELQRHQDKEQQVEEKEEANGKEEQTLVTEDADDEEFKRQEQRLLQELQRLKLKQKQQKPPRQQYNILLFGETGSGKSTLINYLTNFFLGGSLKKLKVAIPTKHHKATENWTYSEQDLHDTSKSKTRDCIDYDFTKGDLCFNFIDTPGLSDTEGTAKDDEHIVKIMTAAENRGNLSAIIIVINGTVARATVNLRNTLTLLKGSVPDVLLKNLLVVLTNCSKATANFDLKQLEPWKVPKDNVFHMNNSALSMPIQEWKDDEDIMEDLVAHWKRSMKAMELIMKKVKQLGNKATHAFRDMRVKRNKIKAELHGILLEMKKLQTLQDDLNSAQVDEKDVATDIRKYANYKETKIVDYVEMEDAPYHSTICMMHSKICHERCGLRYTTEQGNEIFKGCSCMGGGPLCRECECEHSTHYHDKKKPVKKTKTVENILHDVKALYDQNTSKKLNLQKKITDLSADIGSLKRALDVKEADIEKCCEDLKTLCSQFNFVDELQSIIDTMERDARTLTNVEARKDANRRIDNFIHLANKLSASK from the coding sequence ATGTTCAAACGACAAGCACTAAACGGCCAAGAACTGGAGCCGCATAAATCGAAGAAGAACGAACCAGAGCACGAAGAGCAGGAGACTGAACTGCAAAGGCATCAGGACAAGGAGCAACAAGTAGAAGAAAAGGAGGAGGCTAACGGCAAAGAAGAACAAACGTTGGTAACGGAGGATGCCGACGACGAAGAATTTAAGCGACAGGAACAACGACTGCTGCAAGAACTGCAACGACTCAAGCTGAAACAAAAGCAGCAAAAGCCGCCACGCCAGCAGTACAACATTCTCCTCTTTGGTGAAACGGGGTCGGGAAAGTCAACCTTGATCAATTATCTGACGAACTTCTTTCTCGGGGGATCGCTCAAAAAGCTCAAAGTTGCTATTCCTACTAAACACCACAAAGCGACTGAAAATTGGACCTACTCCGAGCAGGACCTACACGATACCAGCAAAAGCAAAACTCGCGACTGTATTGACTACGACTTCACTAAGGGCGACCTATGCTTCAACTTCATCGATACACCCGGACTGAGCGACACCGAGGGGACAGCCAAGGACGATGAGCACATTGTCAAGATCATGACTGCTGCCGAAAACAGGGGAAACCTATCCGCCATAATCATCGTGATTAACGGTACCGTGGCAAGAGCAACTGTGAACTTGCGCAACACCCTAACTCTGTTGAAGGGCTCTGTACCGGATGTTCTTTTGAAGAACCTACTGGTTGTGCTCACCAATTGCTCGAAGGCCACCGCTAATTTTGATTTGAAGCAACTGGAACCTTGGAAGGTACCGAAGGATAACGTGTTCCATATGAACAACTCGGCGCTTAGCATGCCAATCCAGgaatggaaggacgatgaagacaTTATGGAAGATCTTGTTGCTCACTGGAAGAGATCGATGAAGGCTATGGAATTGATTATGAAGAAAGTTAAACAGCTCGGAAATAAAGCAACCCATGCATTCCGTGACATGCGAGTAAAGAGGAATAAAATCAAGGCGGAGTTGCATGGCATTTTACTGGAGATGAAGAAGCTGCAAACTTTGCAAGATGATCTCAATAGTGCACAGGTTGACGAAAAGGATGTGGCAACTGACATCCGAAAGTACGCGAATTATAAGGAAACCAAGATAGTAGACTATGTGGAAATGGAGGACGCCCCTTATCACAGTACGATTTGTATGATGCACAGCAAAATCTGCCATGAAAGATGTGGCCTGCGGTATACGACCGAGCAGGGCAACGAAATCTTCAAGGGTTGTTCGTGCATGGGTGGTGGACCACTATGTCGAGAATGTGAATGTGAACATTCGACGCACTATCACGACAAAAAGAAGCCGGTGAAGAAGACAAAAACCGTTGAAAACATCCTGCACGACGTGAAGGCCCTATACGACCAGAATACCAGCAAGAAGCTCAATCTTCAGAAAAAGATCACCGACCTCAGTGCCGACATTGGATCGCTGAAGCGCGCCTTGGACGTCAAAGAGGCGGACATCGAAAAGTGCTGCGAGGACCTGAAGACGCTTTGCTCGCAGTTCAACTTCGTCGATGAGCTGCAAAGCATCATCGACACGATGGAGCGAGATGCGCGAACACTCACTAACGTTGAGGCGCGGAAGGACGCCAACCGTCGCATCGATAACTTCATCCACCTCGCCAACAAGCTGTCAGCGAGCAAGTGA
- the LOC134290172 gene encoding uncharacterized protein LOC134290172, giving the protein MGDLPPERVTPTLPFIITGIDFCGPFQYRKTRKAPPIKCFVAIFVCLVTKAVHVELVYDLSTAAFIAALHRFIARRGKPSLIECDNATNFRGAARELKELAKQFRSQQHQGEVVDRCADEGIIFKFIPPRSSNFGGLWEAAVKSFKQHFRRTVGNSVLSQDEFVTLPTRIEACLYSRP; this is encoded by the coding sequence ATGGGAGATTTGCCGCCAGAGAGAGTTACTCCGACATTGCCCTTCATCATCACCGGGATAGACTTCTGTGGACCGTTCCAGTACCGTAAAACCAGGAAGGCACCTCCCATAAAGTGTTTCGTAGCCATCTTCGTGTGCCTTGTAACCAAGGCAGTTCATGTAGAGCTAGTCTACGACCTCTCCACTGCGGCGTTCATAGCAGCGTTGCATCGGTTTATTGCTCGAAGAGGAAAGCCGAGCCTCATAGAGTGCGACAATGCCACAAACTTCAGAGGAGCAGCGCGGGAGTTGAAGGAACTGGCCAAGCAGTTTCGCTCTCAGCAACACCAAGGTGAAGTAGTCGACCGCTGCGCAGATGAAGGCATCATTTTCAAGTTCATTCCGCCACGCAGCTCAAACTTTGGCGGGTTGTGGGAGGCGGCTGTGAAGTCCTTCAAACAACATTTTCGTCGAACCGTCGGGAACTCTGTCCTCTCTCAGGACGAATTCGTCACTCTGCCGACCCGCATCGAAGCCTGCCTATACTCGCGGCCTTAG